A window from Citrus sinensis cultivar Valencia sweet orange chromosome 3, DVS_A1.0, whole genome shotgun sequence encodes these proteins:
- the LOC102619699 gene encoding uncharacterized protein LOC102619699 — MKSQKDLEKPIWDQMRSPSGNPIPGTGSSIRPAPKLMVWLILFVSVTYVVYTLKLVSTSRACDGEREPFSTTHRLSSTSTSVTSNITSEPSVQNQADAHRHIHKHESQELRVQRATEIHHIVFGIAASAKLWNQRKEYIKIWYQPNDMRGVVWLDDSVKSNETDNLPPVKISSDTSQFPYKNKQGHRSAIRISRIVSETLRLGLRNVRWFVMGDDDTVFITENLVRVLRKYDHNQYYYIGSLSESHLQNIYFSYGMAYGGGGFAISYPLAKALVKMQDRCIHRYPGLYGSDDRMQACMAELGVPLTKEFGFHQYDVYGNLFGLLAAHPVTPLVSLHHLDVVEPIFPNMTRVQALQHLMVPKKLDSAALMQQSICYDKRRTWTISVSWGFAVQIFRGIFSPREMEMPSRTFLNWYRRADYTAYAFNTRPVSRNHCQKPFVFYMSKAEFNSTMNQTVSEYARHRIPHPQCRWKMANPAELDTLVIYKKPDPYLWDRSPRRNCCRVLKSKKKGVMEIDVGVCRPGEVSEV; from the exons ATGAAAAGCCAGAAAGATTTGGAGAAACCAATTTGGGATCAGATGAGGAGCCCGTCAGGTAATCCGATTCCAGGAACCGGGTCAAGTATCCGACCCGCACCCAAGCTGATGGTCTGGCTCATCCTCTTCGTATCAGTCACTTACGTCGTCTACACTCTCAAGCTCGTCTCCACCTCACGAGCCTGCGACGGCGAACGCGAACCTTTCTCCACCACTCATCGATTATCATCCACCTCTACATCGGTCACTAGCAACATAACATCTGAGCCGTCGGTACAAAATCAAGCGGATGCCCATCGCCACATCCACAAACACGAATCTCAGGAACTACGAGTGCAAAGAGCGACTGAAATCCACCACATCGTGTTCGGCATCGCCGCGTCAGCTAAGCTTTGgaaccaaagaaaagagtacATCAAGATATGGTACCAGCCAAACGACATGCGCGGCGTGGTTTGGCTCGATGACTCTGTGAAATCGAACGAAACCGACAACCTGCCACCGGTGAAGATCTCAAGCGACACTTCGCAGTTTCCGTACAAGAACAAACAAGGACATCGTTCAGCCATACGGATCTCGCGCATCGTTTCCGAAACGCTCCGTCTTGGGCTTAGAAATGTGAGGTGGTTTGTGATGGGAGACGACGATACCGTTTTCATAACTGAGAATTTAGTTCGGGTTTTGAGAAAATACGACCACAATCAGTATTATTATATCGGGAGCTTATCTGAGAGTCATttgcaaaatatatatttctcttATGGAATGGCTTACGGCGGTGGCGGCTTTGCTATCAGCTATCCATTAGCTAAGGCGCTTGTTAAGATGCAAGATAGGTGTATTCATAGATACCCTGGACTGTACGGTTCTGATGATCGAATGCAAGCTTGTATGGCCGAACTCGGTGTTCCACTCACTAAAGAATTCGGCTTTCACCAG TATGATGTGTATGGAAACCTGTTTGGACTCCTTGCTGCACACCCAGTTACACCGTTGGTGTCACTTCATCATCTTGACGTAGTTGAGCCTATCTTTCCAAATATGACAAGAGTTCAAGCCCTTCAGCATCTGATGGTGCCCAAGAAGCTTGATTCAGCGGCACTTATGCAGCAGTCTATCTGTTATGACAAACGCAGGACTTGGACCATATCCGTTTCATGGGGTTTTGCTGTTCAAATTTTTCGTGGTATATTTTCACCCCGGGAGATGGAAATGCCTTCAAGGACATTCTTGAACTGGTACAGAAGGGCAGATTACACAGCTTATGCATTCAACACTCGTCCGGTTAGCAGAAACCATTGTCAAAAACCTTTTGTATTTTACATGTCAAAAGCAGAATTCAATTCTACAATGAACCAAACAGTGAGTGAGTATGCTCGGCATCGGATCCCTCATCCCCAATGCAGATGGAAGATGGCCAATCCTGCTGAGCTTGACACATTAGTGATTTACAAAAAACCTGACCCCTATCTATGGGATAGA TCTCCAAGGAGGAATTGTTGCAGGGTCTTGAAGTCGAAGAAGAAAGGAGTTATGGAGATAGATGTGGGTGTATGTAGACCGGGTGAGGTGAGCGAAGTATAG
- the LOC102617763 gene encoding beta-carotene 3-hydroxylase 1, chloroplastic-like isoform X1 yields the protein MASGMSSANSSVVTYLLGRNTFFTGKAISKAIIPRSSLRQGTQKRKPKSLSMCFVTEDKNEGTTKVEKKTFVQAQNEIKFFSPAEERQARKRSERQTYLVAAIVSSLGISSMAVLAIHHRFSWQTEGCELQLLEMFGTFALSIGAAVGMEFWARWAHRALWHASLWHMHKSHHQPRDGPFELNDIFAVINAVPAIALLSYGFFHKGIVPGLCFGAGLGITVFGMAYMFVHDGLVHRRFPVGPIAHVPYLRKVAAAHQLHHSEKFNGLPYGLFLGPQELEEVEGTEGLDKET from the exons ATGGCAAGTGGAATGTCATCAGCCAATTCAAGTGTTGTGACATATCTTCTTGGTCGTAATACTTTCTTTACTGGAAAAGCAATATCCAAAGCGATAATTCCTCGATCATCTTTAAGGCAGGGAACCCAGAAGAGGAAACCGAAGAGCTTGAGTATGTGCTTTGTCACAGAGGATAAAAATGAAGGTACTACTAAAGTTGAGAAGAAAACTTTTGTACAAGCACAGAATGAGATCAAATTTTTCTCGCCAGCAGAAGAGAGACAAGCAAGAAAAAGATCAGAGAGACAAACCTACCTTGTTGCAGCAATCGTGTCCAGTCTTGGCATCTCTTCAATGGCTGTTTTGGCCATACATCACAGATTTTCATGGCAAACAGAG GGTTGTGAGTTGCAGCTTCTAGAAATGTTCGGTACATTTGCACTGTCTATTGGGGCAGCT GTAGGCATGGAGTTTTGGGCAAGGTGGGCTCATAGAGCTCTATGGCACGCTTCATTGTGGCACATGCATAAG TCTCATCACCAGCCGAGGGATGGTCCTTTCGAGTTGAACGATATTTTTGCAGTAATTAACGCGGTTCCTGCAATTGCTCTGCTTTCTTACGGCTTCTTCCACAAAGGCATCGTTCCAGGACTCTGTTTCGGCGCT GGTCTGGGAATTACAGTTTTCGGAATGGCCTACATGTTCGTTCACGATGGACTTGTCCACCGTCGATTTCCTGTGGGACCAATCGCTCATGTCCCTTATTTACGTAAAGTCGCTGCAGCACATCAA CTTCACCATTCGGAGAAATTTAATGGGTTGCCGTACGGGTTGTTCTTGGGACCTCAG GAGCTAGAAGAGGTGGAAGGCACGGAAGGATTAGATAAAGAAACGTAG
- the LOC102617763 gene encoding beta-carotene 3-hydroxylase 2, chloroplastic-like isoform X2, giving the protein MASGMSSANSSVVTYLLGRNTFFTGKAISKAIIPRSSLRQGTQKRKPKSLSMCFVTEDKNEGTTKVEKKTFVQAQNEIKFFSPAEERQARKRSERQTYLVAAIVSSLGISSMAVLAIHHRFSWQTEGCELQLLEMFGTFALSIGAAVGMEFWARWAHRALWHASLWHMHKSHHQPRDGPFELNDIFAVINAVPAIALLSYGFFHKGIVPGLCFGAGLGITVFGMAYMFVHDGLVHRRFPVGPIAHVPYLRKVAAAHQVLRLPISIFTIRRNLMGCRTGCSWDLRS; this is encoded by the exons ATGGCAAGTGGAATGTCATCAGCCAATTCAAGTGTTGTGACATATCTTCTTGGTCGTAATACTTTCTTTACTGGAAAAGCAATATCCAAAGCGATAATTCCTCGATCATCTTTAAGGCAGGGAACCCAGAAGAGGAAACCGAAGAGCTTGAGTATGTGCTTTGTCACAGAGGATAAAAATGAAGGTACTACTAAAGTTGAGAAGAAAACTTTTGTACAAGCACAGAATGAGATCAAATTTTTCTCGCCAGCAGAAGAGAGACAAGCAAGAAAAAGATCAGAGAGACAAACCTACCTTGTTGCAGCAATCGTGTCCAGTCTTGGCATCTCTTCAATGGCTGTTTTGGCCATACATCACAGATTTTCATGGCAAACAGAG GGTTGTGAGTTGCAGCTTCTAGAAATGTTCGGTACATTTGCACTGTCTATTGGGGCAGCT GTAGGCATGGAGTTTTGGGCAAGGTGGGCTCATAGAGCTCTATGGCACGCTTCATTGTGGCACATGCATAAG TCTCATCACCAGCCGAGGGATGGTCCTTTCGAGTTGAACGATATTTTTGCAGTAATTAACGCGGTTCCTGCAATTGCTCTGCTTTCTTACGGCTTCTTCCACAAAGGCATCGTTCCAGGACTCTGTTTCGGCGCT GGTCTGGGAATTACAGTTTTCGGAATGGCCTACATGTTCGTTCACGATGGACTTGTCCACCGTCGATTTCCTGTGGGACCAATCGCTCATGTCCCTTATTTACGTAAAGTCGCTGCAGCACATCAAGTACTTCGATTACCCATTTCCAT CTTCACCATTCGGAGAAATTTAATGGGTTGCCGTACGGGTTGTTCTTGGGACCTCAG GAGCTAG
- the LOC102619980 gene encoding homeobox protein BEL1 homolog, which produces MARELCEDKSRNIISSGGFCYSDVSSSNPTLHQTHMMNQIQGFEGNHEIFNLTTGMEMIGFSKNLQQHTSDNNSVMWKEFFNNKPAGNNPGPSSSKTINESTTSDHHFYQHDHQFNKQDFTTGMSETSGENLIVGHDHSDVAGAWQENNSRLLVDDSSLRCVFPCEGNERPSQGLSLSLSSSNPSSIGLQSFELRQTNHNDHDHQQDDMRFISSSTSREGFFGKPAAGIQQQQQMMQDGFLGKPAIPPNIHHQTGHQFQLRNSKYLAPAQEILKEFCSLGTKQNDATKLKSNKAKQQWDDENAGSSSRKQSLCSLEFMELQKRKTKLLSMLEEVDRRYRHYCDQMKAVVSSFEAVAGNGAARVYSALASKAMSRHFRCLRDGIVGQIQATKKAMGEKDPVAPGTSRGETPRLKIIDQALRQQRAFQQMSMMESHPWRPQRGLPERSVSVLRAWLFEHFLHPYPSDVDKHILARQTGLSRSQVSNWFINARVRLWKPMVEEMYLEETKEQDNNMASSDGATDLDDNSGRPNQTQNPPADQKPTQDQLVRIDSECLSSIINNHDKNDANKNPNKALPSHHMQQNFGSFGAMELDFSSYNQHTVGGVSYANDSANHQNFNGGSGGVSLTLGLQQHGGSGVSLAFSPASQSSLFYPRDHIEDCQQVQYSLLDGEGQNLPYRNLMGAQLLHDLAG; this is translated from the exons atgGCTAGGGAACTTTGTGAAGATAAATCAAGGAACATAATTTCATCAGGTGGCTTTTGTTACTCAGACGTTTCATCTAGTAACCCAACACTTCATCAAACTCATATGATGAATCAGATCCAAGGTTTTGAAGGCAACCATGAGATCTTCAACTTGACAACAGGCATGGAGATGATAGGGTTTTCGAAGAATCTACAGCAACATACTTCAGACAATAACTCTGTTATGTGGAAAGAGTTCTTCAACAATAAACCTGCAGGAAACAATCCTGGCCCTTCATCTTCAAAGACAATCAACGAGTCCACAACAAGTGACCATCATTTCTATCAACATGATCACCAGTTCAACAAACAAGATTTCACAACTGGGATGTCTGAAACTAGTGGTGAGAATCTAATAGTTGGTCATGATCACTCAGATGTAGCAGGCGCTTGGCAAGAGAATAACAGCCGGTTGCTTGTTGATGATTCTTCTTTGAGGTGTGTTTTTCCTTGTGAAGGAAATGAGAGACCAAGTCAAGGcctctcactctctctttcttcaagCAACCCTTCCAGTATTGGCTTACAGTCTTTTGAGCTAAGACAAACCAATCACAACGACCATGATCATCAACAAGATGACATGAGGTTTATCAGCTCATCAACTTCTAGAGAAGGGTTCTTTGGGAAACCTGCTGCAGGTATTCAACAGCAACAACAGATGATGCAAGATGGGTTTTTGGGAAAACCTGCTATACCACCCAATATTCATCATCAAACTGGGCATCAGTTTCAGCTGAGGAATTCGAAGTACTTGGCTCCTGCGCAAGagattttaaaagaattttgcaGTCTGGGGACTAAGCAAAATGATGCAACCAAGCTAAAATCCAACAAGGCCAAACAACAGTGGGATGATGAGAATGCCGGTAGCTCTTCAAGAAAGCAATCCCTTTGCTCCCTTGAATTCATGGAATTGCAGAAAAGAAAGACAAAGCTGCTTTCAATGCTTGAGGAG GTGGATAGAAGATACAGGCACTACTGCGATCAAATGAAAGCCGTAGTATCTTCCTTTGAAGCTGTGGCGGGTAACGGGGCGGCAAGGGTGTATTCAGCTTTGGCTTCCAAGGCCATGTCAAGGCATTTTAGATGTTTAAGAGATGGGATTGTTGGTCAAATTCAGGCTACAAAGAAAGCCATGGGCGAGAAAGATCCCGTTGCACCGGGCACAAGCAGAGGCGAAACACCAAGACTGAAAATCATTGATCAAGCCTTGAGACAACAACGAGCTTTTCAGCAGATGAGCATGATGGAGAGTCACCCGTGGAGACCTCAAAGGGGCCTGCCTGAAAGATCCGTATCCGTGCTTCGTGCTTGGTTGTTCGAACATTTTCTTCATCC GTACCCAAGCGATGTTGATAAACATATCTTAGCCCGCCAAACTGGCCTTTCGAGAAGCCAG GTGTCCAATTGGTTCATTAATGCAAGAGTGAGGCTATGGAAGCCCATGGTGGAAGAAATGTACTTAGAAGAAACAAAGGAGCAAGACAACAACATGGCATCTTCCGACGGTGCTACTGATCTTGATGACAATAGTGGCCGGCCAAATCAGACTCAAAATCCTCCTGCTGATCAAAAACCCACACAGGATCAACTTGTTCGAATTGACTCGGAATGTCTGTCTTCCATTATCAATAATCATGATAAGAATGACGCTAACAAAAACCCTAACAAAGCCCTTCCAAGTCACCACATGCAACAAAATTTTGGGTCATTTGGAGCCATGGAGTTGGATTTTTCGTCTTACAATCAGCACACTGTGGGTGGGGTTTCTTATGCCAATGACAGTGCCAACCATCAGAATTTTAATGGCGGTAGTGGTGGCGTGTCATTGACTTTAGGGTTGCAACAGCATGGTGGTAGTGGGGTGAGCTTAGCATTTTCTCCAGCATCACAAAGTTCACTATTTTACCCCAGAGACCACATTGAAGATTGCCAACAGGTTCAGTACTCACTTTTAGATGGTGAAGGACAGAATTTGCCTTACAGAAATCTCATGGGGGCTCAATTGCTTCATGACTTGGCTGGTTAG
- the LOC102619208 gene encoding pentatricopeptide repeat-containing protein At4g13650-like encodes MKRLTRSISIQKPSIKTLLNQNNHSQALKSSLAQLSPLLTDQIYSLLIKNGHHLDPILSTTLISHFTKFADFRRAFRFLFDTQNRDIITYNALISGLARFCQSGPALKLFDRLRYQGLRPDAFTFSSLVKACGSLQENEIVHGVCLKLGFSSRVYLVSGFIENYAKSGEIVSAEMCFRDCLDLDNVAYTAMVCGYVWNGEFDKSKEVFVEMRSLGLELNEFSLTAVLGASFDVKEGEQIHGFGVKVGFLSGVCNHLNNAIMNLYVRCGQKLDAVKMFDEITEPDVVSWSERIAAACDGVEAFGLFKDLRFNDFQINEYTMINLLSSVGGERILKAGKQIQAFCYKVGFMEVVSIGNALISMYGKCGQVNDARSIFDYLIFKDSVSWNSMIAGYSENGFFNQALDMFCHMLEFSLIPNGYTMASILEAVSNSKSLKQAMQVHSHIIKSGFLLDDSMISCLITTYGKCNALNESKRVLSEIDKKNAVHINALASVLVYASCHAEALELYRTIWGSCREVNGSTFSIVLKACAAMTDLEQGKAIHCLALKARYDQDIFVESAVIDMYCKCGTIEDAKRAFRKICRDSLAGWNAMMMGYAQHGCYHEVSNLFNKMSKFGVKPDEITYLAVLTSCCHAGFVREAHTYLSCMSDLHGLIPQLEHYACIVDLLGRVGLLEGAKMTIDQMPIPPDAHIWQSLLSACTIYGNIDLGLLAGSKLLELQPDNESTYVLLSNLYASAGMWNDVGKLRKEMKEKFLCKEPGYSWIHVGGYTHHFYAGDSSHSQSKEIYKELIKLYEHMVATAKL; translated from the coding sequence ATGAAGAGACTCACTCGCTCAATCTCTATCCAAAAACCCTCCATCAAAACCTTATTAAACCAAAACAACCACTCACAAGCACTCAAATCATCTCTCGCTCAGCTCTCCCCACTGCTCACAGACCAAATCTACTCTCTTCTCATAAAGAATGGCCACCATCTTGACCCCATTTTGTCCACTACTCTCATCTCTCACTTCACCAAATTCGCTGACTTTCGTCGCGCTTTTCGATTCCTTTTTGACACCCAAAACCGCGACATCATCACCTACAATGCTCTCATTTCTGGATTGGCTCGTTTTTGCCAATCTGGACCCGCTTTAAAGCTTTTTGATAGGTTGAGGTATCAGGGTTTGAGGCCTGATGCCTTCACTTTTAGTTCTTTGGTTAAGGCTTGTGGGAGTCTGCAAGAAAACGAGATTGTTCATGGGGTTTGTTTGAAACTAGGATTCAGTTCAAGGGTTTATTTAGTAAGTGGGTTTATCGAAAATTATGCGAAAAGTGGAGAAATTGTGTCCGCTGAGATGTGTTTTAGGGACTGTTTAGATCTTGATAATGTGGCTTATACTGCTATGGTTTGTGGGTATGTGTGGAATGGGGAGTTTGATAAGAGTAAAGAGGTTTTTGTGGAGATGAGGAGTTTAGGTTTAGAATTGAATGAATTTAGTTTGACTGCTGTGCTTGGTGCATCGTTTGATGTTAAAGAAGGGGAGCAGATTCATGGGTTTGGTGTTAAAGTGGGTTTTTTGAGTGGAGTTTGTAATCATCTGAATAATGCCATAATGAACTTGTATGTAAGGTGTGGGCAAAAGTTGGACGCTGTTAAAATGTTCGATGAAATTACTGAGCCAGATGTTGTTTCTTGGAGCGAAAGGATTGCAGCCGCCTGTGATGGTGTGGAAGCCTTTGGACTGTTTAAAGATCTGCGGtttaatgattttcaaattaatgagTATACGATGATCAATCTTTTGTCTTCAGTTGGAGGGGAGAGGATATTAAAAGCTGGGAAGCAAATTCAAGCATTTTGTTACAAGGTGGGATTCATGGAGGTTGTTTCTATTGGAAATGCGTTGATATCCATGTATGGGAAATGTGGGCAAGTTAATGATGCTAGGAGTATTTTTGATTATCTGATTTTTAAGGATTCTGTTTCATGGAATTCTATGATTGCTGGATATTCTGAAAATGGCTTTTTTAATCAGGCTCTGGATATGTTCTGTCATATGCTTGAATTTTCACTAATACCCAATGGTTACACTATGGCTAGTATTCTTGAAGCAGTGTCTAATTCAAAATCTCTAAAGCAGGCAATGCAAGTACATTCACATATTATTAAATCTGGATTCTTGCTGGATGATTCCATGATTTCATGCTTGATAACAACGTATGGGAAATGCAATGCCTTGAATGAATCAAAGAGAGTACTTTCTGAGATTGATAAAAAGAATGCTGTTCACATTAATGCTTTGGCTAGTGTTTTAGTATATGCTTCTTGTCATGCTGAAGCTCTGGAATTATACCGAACCATATGGGGCTCATGCCGTGAAGTGAATGGCTCAACTTTCAGCATTGTCCTTAAGGCTTGTGCTGCTATGACAGATCTGGAACAGGGAAAAGCAATTCATTGTCTGGCACTGAAAGCTAGATATGATCAGGATATCTTTGTTGAGAGTGCTGTTATTGACATGTATTGTAAGTGCGGAACCATAGAAGATGCAAAAAGAGCTTTCAGGAAAATATGCAGGGACAGTTTGGCTGGTTGGAATGCTATGATGATGGGATATGCTCAACATGGTTGTTATCACGAAGTATCCaatctttttaacaaaatgtCCAAATTTGGAGTAAAACCGGATGAGATAACTTATCTTGCAGTGCTCACATCATGCTGCCATGCTGGGTTCGTGAGAGAAGCGCATACTTACTTGAGCTGTATGTCTGACCTTCATGGATTGATCCCACAATTAGAACATTATGCTTGCATTGTTGATTTACTTGGTCGAGTAGGACTACTAGAAGGTGCTAAGATGACCATTGATCAAATGCCTATTCCACCTGACGCTCATATATGGCAAAGTCTTTTATCAGCCTGCACCATATATGGAAATATTGATCTAGGCCTATTAGCAGGAAGTAAACTTCTTGAGCTTCAGCCTGATAATGAATCTACTTATGTTCTCCTTTCGAATCTCTATGCTTCGGCAGGAATGTGGAATGATGTTGGGAAATTGaggaaagaaatgaaagaaaaatttctttgcAAGGAACCTGGTTATAGTTGGATTCATGTCGGAGGATACACTCATCATTTCTACGCTGGTGATAGTTCACATTCTCAGAGTAAAGAAATATACAAGGAGCTAATTAAGTTGTATGAGCATATGGTAGCAACTGCGAAATTGTAA
- the LOC102617763 gene encoding beta-carotene 3-hydroxylase, chloroplastic-like isoform X3: MASGMSSANSSVVTYLLGRNTFFTGKAISKAIIPRSSLRQGTQKRKPKSLSMCFVTEDKNEGTTKVEKKTFVQAQNEIKFFSPAEERQARKRSERQTYLVAAIVSSLGISSMAVLAIHHRFSWQTEGCELQLLEMFGTFALSIGAAVGMEFWARWAHRALWHASLWHMHKSHHQPRDGPFELNDIFAVINAVPAIALLSYGFFHKGIVPGLCFGAFSEWPTCSFTMDLSTVDFLWDQSLMSLIYVKSLQHINFTIRRNLMGCRTGCSWDLRS, encoded by the exons ATGGCAAGTGGAATGTCATCAGCCAATTCAAGTGTTGTGACATATCTTCTTGGTCGTAATACTTTCTTTACTGGAAAAGCAATATCCAAAGCGATAATTCCTCGATCATCTTTAAGGCAGGGAACCCAGAAGAGGAAACCGAAGAGCTTGAGTATGTGCTTTGTCACAGAGGATAAAAATGAAGGTACTACTAAAGTTGAGAAGAAAACTTTTGTACAAGCACAGAATGAGATCAAATTTTTCTCGCCAGCAGAAGAGAGACAAGCAAGAAAAAGATCAGAGAGACAAACCTACCTTGTTGCAGCAATCGTGTCCAGTCTTGGCATCTCTTCAATGGCTGTTTTGGCCATACATCACAGATTTTCATGGCAAACAGAG GGTTGTGAGTTGCAGCTTCTAGAAATGTTCGGTACATTTGCACTGTCTATTGGGGCAGCT GTAGGCATGGAGTTTTGGGCAAGGTGGGCTCATAGAGCTCTATGGCACGCTTCATTGTGGCACATGCATAAG TCTCATCACCAGCCGAGGGATGGTCCTTTCGAGTTGAACGATATTTTTGCAGTAATTAACGCGGTTCCTGCAATTGCTCTGCTTTCTTACGGCTTCTTCCACAAAGGCATCGTTCCAGGACTCTGTTTCGGCGCT TTTTCGGAATGGCCTACATGTTCGTTCACGATGGACTTGTCCACCGTCGATTTCCTGTGGGACCAATCGCTCATGTCCCTTATTTACGTAAAGTCGCTGCAGCACATCAA CTTCACCATTCGGAGAAATTTAATGGGTTGCCGTACGGGTTGTTCTTGGGACCTCAG GAGCTAG
- the LOC102617763 gene encoding beta-carotene 3-hydroxylase, chloroplastic-like isoform X4, producing MASGMSSANSSVVTYLLGRNTFFTGKAISKAIIPRSSLRQGTQKRKPKSLSMCFVTEDKNEGTTKVEKKTFVQAQNEIKFFSPAEERQARKRSERQTYLVAAIVSSLGISSMAVLAIHHRFSWQTEGCELQLLEMFGTFALSIGAAVGMEFWARWAHRALWHASLWHMHKSHHQPRDGPFELNDIFAVINAVPAIALLSYGFFHKGIVPGLCFGAFSEWPTCSFTMDLSTVDFLWDQSLMSLIYVKSLQHIKYFDYPFPSSPFGEI from the exons ATGGCAAGTGGAATGTCATCAGCCAATTCAAGTGTTGTGACATATCTTCTTGGTCGTAATACTTTCTTTACTGGAAAAGCAATATCCAAAGCGATAATTCCTCGATCATCTTTAAGGCAGGGAACCCAGAAGAGGAAACCGAAGAGCTTGAGTATGTGCTTTGTCACAGAGGATAAAAATGAAGGTACTACTAAAGTTGAGAAGAAAACTTTTGTACAAGCACAGAATGAGATCAAATTTTTCTCGCCAGCAGAAGAGAGACAAGCAAGAAAAAGATCAGAGAGACAAACCTACCTTGTTGCAGCAATCGTGTCCAGTCTTGGCATCTCTTCAATGGCTGTTTTGGCCATACATCACAGATTTTCATGGCAAACAGAG GGTTGTGAGTTGCAGCTTCTAGAAATGTTCGGTACATTTGCACTGTCTATTGGGGCAGCT GTAGGCATGGAGTTTTGGGCAAGGTGGGCTCATAGAGCTCTATGGCACGCTTCATTGTGGCACATGCATAAG TCTCATCACCAGCCGAGGGATGGTCCTTTCGAGTTGAACGATATTTTTGCAGTAATTAACGCGGTTCCTGCAATTGCTCTGCTTTCTTACGGCTTCTTCCACAAAGGCATCGTTCCAGGACTCTGTTTCGGCGCT TTTTCGGAATGGCCTACATGTTCGTTCACGATGGACTTGTCCACCGTCGATTTCCTGTGGGACCAATCGCTCATGTCCCTTATTTACGTAAAGTCGCTGCAGCACATCAAGTACTTCGATTACCCATTTCCAT CTTCACCATTCGGAGAAATTTAA
- the LOC102618613 gene encoding uncharacterized protein LOC102618613, translated as MSASINFSGQAQTQRLCFRALGGNGIVLNSLPSKISCQLMQNTSKIEHHGISIRSLAKCKPSTLVPSASDDSIEIVPFSASNTIREFYACINEKNLERLETYISDDCCFEDCSFPKPFQGKKEVMQFLEQLMTSMGQNVKFSVEQVCEGDEFTAGINWHLEWKGKQVPFTRGCSFYECSLEGETLLIKKARVVIESPIKPGGIVLTLLKNLTSLSDDFPKATEWLLNSPHVISTFLLKAYTIFLAPFVRPILAGYINMWNFIARLLGLAFNILIYILKIFSK; from the exons ATGTCTGCTTCCATCAATTTCTCAGGGCAAGCCCAAACGCAAAGATTGTGCTTCAGAGCACTGGGGGGAAATGGAATTGTCCTCAATTCTTTGCCCTCCAAAATATCGTGTCAACTTATGCAGAATACAAGCAAGATAGAACACCATGGGATTTCCATCAGAAGTCTGGCTAAATGCAAACCTTCAACTCTTGTCCCATCAGCAAGCGATGACAGTATTGAAATTGTTCCATTTTCGGCATCCAACACAATTAGAGAGTTCTATGCATGCATCAATGAGAAGAACCTGGAGCGATTAGAGACTTACATTTCAGACGACTGTTGCTTCGAGGATTGTTCCTTTCCTAAACCATTTCAAGGGAAGAAG GAGGTTATGCAATTCCTTGAACAACTTATGACAAGCATGGGTCAGAATGTAAAGTTCAGTGTTGAACAAGTTTGTGAAGGGGATGAGTTCACTGCAGGAATAAATTGGCACTTAG AATGGAAAGGAAAGCAAGTTCCTTTTACCAGAGGATGCAGCTTCTACGAATGCTCATTAGAGGGGGAAACACTACTAATAAA GAAAGCTCGAGTTGTGATCGAGTCACCAATCAAACCAGGAGGCATAGTGCTG ACCTTGTTGAAGAATCTGACTTCATTGTCTGATGATTTCCCAAAGGCCACTGAAT GGCTCCTAAATAGTCCTCATGTGATATCGACATTCCTGCTAAAAGCTTACACTATATTTTTGGCGCCTTTCGTCAGGCCAATTCTAGCAGGCTACATCAATATGTGGAATTTCATCGCTCGATTACTTGGCTTAGCATTCAACATTCTCATTTACATTCTAAAGATCTTTTCCAAGTAA